A genomic region of Bacteroidia bacterium contains the following coding sequences:
- a CDS encoding acyltransferase, whose translation MSENHWIYKTIQSALKRIRPASGDGTIHEDLKRQYEALSIEPGVIIKSRERLRLGRHNLIQRGTVLHCGGMEWCNYKGHIHLGDFVEISPYCIFYGSGGIEADDYCRFGPGVKLMSQAEVLSQDPETPTPEFQLELIKLGKACLVGAGAVILGGTTLGDYCVVGPNAVVKGHYSERCTLIGNPARAVPRQAF comes from the coding sequence ATGTCAGAAAATCATTGGATCTATAAAACAATTCAGTCGGCTCTGAAGCGGATACGGCCGGCAAGCGGTGATGGGACAATTCACGAGGATTTGAAGCGGCAATATGAGGCGCTGTCCATAGAGCCGGGCGTGATCATCAAATCCAGGGAACGCCTGAGGCTGGGCCGGCACAATCTCATCCAGCGCGGAACGGTCTTGCATTGTGGAGGGATGGAATGGTGCAACTATAAAGGACACATTCATCTTGGCGATTTTGTAGAGATAAGCCCCTATTGTATATTTTATGGTTCAGGTGGCATTGAGGCTGATGATTATTGCCGTTTTGGTCCGGGCGTCAAACTCATGTCGCAGGCCGAGGTACTTTCTCAGGATCCTGAAACGCCCACGCCTGAATTCCAGCTTGAGTTGATAAAGCTGGGAAAAGCTTGCCTGGTAGGTGCAGGCGCAGTAATTCTGGGCGGCACCACCCTGGGCGATTATTGTGTTGTGGGCCCCAATGCAGTGGTGAAAGGCCACTATAGCGAGAGATGCACATTGATCGGTAATCCCGCTCGCGCAGTACCCCGGCAGGCATTTTAG
- a CDS encoding acyl carrier protein produces the protein MKEKIKQFIIEYLRQLKGELNLQEELALYGREGGINSFELVSLIVELEEFILNENGANITIADDRAFSMNRSPFRTVATLTDYTIALMNENPDSH, from the coding sequence ATGAAAGAAAAGATCAAACAATTTATAATTGAATATTTACGGCAGTTAAAAGGTGAATTAAATCTACAGGAAGAATTAGCCCTGTATGGCAGGGAAGGTGGAATCAATTCCTTTGAACTGGTTTCGCTCATTGTTGAACTCGAGGAATTTATTTTGAATGAGAACGGAGCCAATATTACAATTGCCGATGACCGCGCATTCAGCATGAACCGTTCACCCTTTCGTACCGTTGCCACCCTTACTGACTACACGATTGCACTAATGAATGAAAACCCGGACTCGCATTAA
- a CDS encoding SDR family oxidoreductase — protein MKTRTRIKTILITGTSKGIGHKLAEYYLARGQRVIGCSRSETILEHPEYSHFQADVSQEKDVKDIFASLKREGTRLDVLINNAGIASMNHIATTPVETFRKIIETNLTGTFLFSREAARMMMKNKNGRIINFTSVASPLYLPGEAAYAASKAAIENFTVVSAKEFAPFGITVNAVGFTPFKTDLIKSVPEEKMNDLLEQQAIKRYARIEDITNITDFFISENSDFITAQVLFLGGIVK, from the coding sequence ATGAAAACCCGGACTCGCATTAAAACCATCCTCATTACCGGCACCAGCAAAGGCATTGGCCATAAACTGGCGGAATATTATCTGGCGCGGGGCCAGCGTGTCATTGGTTGCAGCCGCAGCGAAACTATTTTGGAACATCCTGAATATTCGCATTTTCAGGCTGATGTATCGCAGGAGAAAGACGTAAAAGATATTTTCGCCAGCTTAAAGCGCGAAGGCACCCGATTGGATGTGCTCATTAATAATGCAGGCATTGCTTCTATGAACCATATTGCGACCACGCCCGTGGAGACATTTCGCAAAATCATAGAAACCAATCTTACCGGCACCTTTCTATTTTCGCGCGAAGCGGCAAGAATGATGATGAAAAACAAGAACGGCCGCATCATTAATTTTACTTCCGTTGCAAGTCCGCTGTACCTTCCCGGTGAAGCGGCCTATGCAGCCAGCAAAGCCGCAATTGAAAATTTTACCGTGGTTTCAGCCAAAGAATTTGCTCCGTTCGGGATCACCGTAAATGCAGTAGGTTTCACGCCATTCAAAACCGATCTCATCAAATCAGTACCGGAAGAAAAAATGAACGACCTGCTGGAGCAGCAAGCCATAAAGCGCTACGCCCGGATTGAGGATATTACCAACATCACAGATTTCTTTATTTCTGAAAACAGTGATTTTATAACCGCACAAGTGCTTTTTCTTGGTGGAATTGTTAAATGA